CGTCGTCTCCTACGGTTATGGCGGCTGCTATGTGCGCCGGCTGGTCCCGACCCCCTGGGGACCCCGCTGGCGGATGATCAACCGCTGCTACTGAGCCCGGCAGCACCTTTTTCAAGTACCTCCAGGTACCTACCCCCCCAGGTACCTTCCAGGAGAAGCCCCGGCGATCCCCCCGCCGGGGCTTTGTCTGTGGATGGATATGGCGCGACTTCATACAATTTTTACTAGAATGCCGAGCAATCTCCGCGAGTGGCGAAACCATTTTGGGGGCCAATGACTTGATATGGTGTCCTTGCTTTGAGAACACGGAACCCCGCGATGGCTGGCCCTTTTGCCAATGACAGCGAACAGATTGACCGGCGCACCAGTCGTTCGATTTGCGACGCCGTGGGCGAAAGGCTTCAGCAGAGCCTGCGCCCCGATCCCCGGCTCCCGACGCACCTTGAGCAGCTGCTCAACGAGCTGAAGCAGCGCGACCGCGAATCACACTGACCGGAAGCTGACTGGAAGACGCGGAAAAACGGGTTGCGTTCGGCGCGCCTTGCGGTGACAAGGCCGCATGCTTGCTATCACCGACCTCTCCGTCCGCCTCGCCGGACGCCTTCTGATTGACCAGAGTTCCGTGCAGATCACGCCCGGATCGCGCGTCGGCCTGGTCGGGCGCAACGGCACCGGCAAGTCCACCCTGTTCAAGGTGATCCGTGCCGAGCTGGCGGCCGAGCACGGCTCGGTCACCCTGCCGCCGCGCTGGCGCGTCGGCAGCCTGGCGCAGGAAGCTCCGAACGGCCCCGAAAGTCTGATTTCCGTCGTGCTCAAGGCCGATCTCGAACGTGACGCGCTGCTCGCCGAGGCCGAGCGCGCGACCGATCCGCATCGGATCGCCGAGATCCAGACCCGCCTCGTCGACATCGACGCACATTCGGCGCCGAGCCGTGCGGCCGCGATCCTCTCCGGCCTCGGCTTTTCCGCCACCGATCAGCTCCGCCCCTGCGCCGAATTTTCCGGCGGCTGGCGCATGCGCGTCGCACTGGCCGCGACGCTGTTCGCGGCCCCCGACCTTCTGCTGCTCGACGAGCCCACCAACTATCTCGACCTCGAAGGCACGCTGTGGCTGGAGGACCATCTCGCGCATTATCCGCGCACGGTGATCGTGATCAGCCACGACCGCGACCTCCTGGAAAGCTCGGTCGACCAGATCCTGCATCTGGAGCGCGGCAAGCTCACGCTCTACAAGGGCACCTACTCCTCGTTCGAGGAGCAGCGCGCCGCGCGCGAGCTGCTCGACGCCAAGCAGGTCAAGCGCCAGGAAGCCGAGCGCGCGCGGCTGCAAGCCTTCGTCGACCGCTTCAAGGCCAAGGCCTCCAAGGCGCGGCAGGCACAATCTCGCGTGAAGATGCTGGAGCGGCTGAAGCCGATCACGGCGCTGGTCACCGAGGACGTGCGCGAGATCAGCTTTCCGGCGCCGGAGAAGATCCTGTCGCCGCCGATCATCGCGGCGGACAACGTCTCGGTCGGCTACGACCCGGCCAGCCCGGTGCTCAGTCGCGTCACCTTGCGCATCGACGATGACGACCGCATCGCGCTTCTCGGCGCCAACGGCAACGGCAAGTCGACGCTGGTCAAACTGCTCGCCGGACGCCTCGCGCCGTTCTCCGGCCGGGTGACGCGCGCGGACAAGCTGTCGATCGCCTATTTCGCCCAACATCAGCTCGACGAGCTCAACGAGGACGCCTCCGCCTACGACCACGTCCGCAAGCTGATGGGCGATGCGCCCGAAGCAAAAGTGCGCGCGCGTGCTGGCGCGATCGGCTTTTCCGGCAAGGCGGCCGACACCAAGGCCGGCAGGCTGTCGGGCGGCGAGAAGGCGCGGCTCCTGCTTGGCCTTGCCACCTTCTTCGGCCCCAACATGATCATCCTGGACGAGCCGACCAACCATCTCGACATCGACAGCCGCGCCGCGCTTGCGGAGGCCATCAACGAATTCCCCGGCGCGGTGATCATGGTCTCGCACGACCGCTACCTGATCGAAGCCTGCGCCGACCGGCTCTGGATCGTCGCCGACCGCACCGTGACCAATTACGACGGCGACCTCGACGAGTACCGCCGCCTGGTGCTGTCCGCGCGCAACGCCGACCCAGCTCCGCGCGAGCGCAGCGCCGCAAGCGAGAAGCCGCAGCGCGTAAGATCGGACAATCGCGGCTCGCTGAAGAAGCGCATCGCGGAAGCCGAAGCCGAGATCGCCCGCGTCAGCGAGATCATCACCAAGATCGATACTGCGCTCGCCCTGCCCGACATCTTCACCCGCGACCCCAAGCAGGCCGCGCAGCTGTCGAAAGCGCGCGCGAACGCCGCCGATGCGCTGGCGCGCGCCGAGGAACAGTGGCTCGAGGCGAGCACGCAGTTCGACGAGGCGGCGGGGTAACGCCGCCTCGTCGCGAGGCCGGGTCCATCAAATTCGGAAAAACAACCCCATGCGCAGTACCGGTATTTCGATACCAGGCACTGAGTTATTGAACCAGCTTGTCTTTATCCGCTTAGCCAGCAACACCCCGCGCGGCGATTGCGCGCCGGAATGACTCAGTCCGCGTACTGGCCGGCGGCCTTGATGATCGGCGCCCAGCGGTCGATTTCACTCGCCAGCATCGCACCGAGCGCCTCGGGCGTCGCCTTGTCCTGTGGGACCGGCTCGGTGTTGATGTCGTTGAACCGGGCGATCAGCGTCGGATCCTTGAGCGCGGTCTGGAGCGCCGCCGTCAGCTTCTGCACGACCGCAGGCGGCGTACCCTTGGGGGCATAGATGCCGTGCCAGACGCCGAGTTCGAAACCCTTGAGGCCGGCCTCGTCGGCGGTCGGCAGATCGGGCAGGCTCTTCAGCCGCTCCTTGGTGGTGATCGCATAAGCCTTGACCTGCTTGGCCGTGATCGGCCCCGTGGTGTTCGTCGCCTGGTCGCAGGTGAGATCGATCTGCTTGCCGAGCAGATCGTTCATGATCGGACCGTTGCCCTTGTAGGGCACCGTGGTGAGCTGCTTCTGGATCGCCGTCATGAACAGCATGCCGCAGAGATGCGATGCCGCTCCAAGGCCGGCATTGGCGTAGGTCAGCTTGTCGCCCTGCTGCTGGGCGTAAGCGACCAATTCCCTCAGCGTGTTGGCCGGGAAGTCCGGACGCGCGATGATGGTCATCGGCGCGTTGGTCACGAGCCCGATCGGCGCAAAGGCCGTCTTCGTGTCATAGCTGAGGTTGCGGTACAGCGTGGCCGCGGTCGAGATGCCGACATGATGGACCAGCAGCGTGTAGCCGTCCGGCTGGGCACGCGCGGCGCGGGTCGTGCCGATCGTGCCGCCGGCGCCGGTCGCGTTCTCGACGATGACCTGCTGTCCCAGGGATTTCGCCATACCCGCCGCGGTCAACCGCGCGATGGTGTCGGTCGGTCCGCCGGCGGCGTATGGCACCAGCACGGTGATGGTTCTCGTCGGGTAATCCTGCGCGACGGCCGCGCCGAGCGGCAGAAGCAGAGCCGAGATGATCGCGATGAACCGCATGCTTTCCTCCAAATTTTCTTGTAGCGCCATATGAGCGCATTCTGGGCCGCGCGGCCATCAGGAAAGCTGCTTCAGCAAAAGTGTCGCGATCACGATCTGATCGCGCCGCCGACGCGGGTGGATGCCTGGAACGGTCGTCAGGCCTGACATTGCTCCGTCCCGAGAGGACGGGACGACGCCACGCCGAAGACAGGAGCGCGCATCTTCGGGATGACCGCTTCCAGCATGACGAAGCTGTTGGGTAGCTATTGTCCCGTGAGACCAGGTTGACGCACGTAGTAGACGTCCCACTCCGCTTCGTCCGTCTGCTCGAAGCCGTGACGCTGATAGAAGCGGTTGGCCTCGCTGCCACGCAATGCGCCAAGCCGGATTGGAATGCGCTGCGCATCGGCATCGGCACAGATCCGTCGAAGGACTGCGGCTCCGACTCCCTGTCCCTGATGTTCGGGCACGATGTACAAATGGTCGAGGTGCCAGTGATCCTGCCCGGGGCGAACCAGGACAAAACCCACGCGGACACCATCGGCTTCGATGAAGCGGCACAGCGCCGGGTCAAAGGTCGCCAAAAAACGATCCCGCGCACGCTGCGGATCAAAGCGCCCGACACGCTCCAGGCTCTCGCGCATCGCAGCGATGCGAATGGTCACGAGAAGATCAGCGTCCGACTGCGTCGTAGGCGCGAAAGTAAGGTTCATGAGCTAGCCCGTCAGGTCGAACCCGCCACCGACGCTACGCGGCACGCTGGCGATGCGCGACAGAACGGCCCACAAGCTTTCGATCAGGCCGCCGATTTCTTCTTCGGCTTCGGCTTCGTCGCCCTCGGCACCGGCTGCGGGTCCGGATTGCCCTCGATCGCGGACAGGCGACCGGAGGTGAAGGTGTAGGTGCCGGCACGCGGGCCGGTCGTCCAGGTCACCACGGCAACACGCCGGCCGGCCGCATCATTGGAAAGATTGACACTCGATGGCGCGCCGATGCCGCGCACCACGTCGCATTCGGTGTGGCCGAGTGCGACCGTGCCGCCCGTGGACGCCGGTGCCGTCGTCGATGCATTGGCGTCGGCCGGTCCCGGCGGCGGCGCCATTCCGGCACAGGCGCCGTCGGCGCTGACAAGATCCTCGGCTCCGACAGGCTTGTCGGGGGTCAGCGGCGGCGATTCGATCGAGATGTTCTTGATGAAGAGACGGCCGGGTTTCTGGAACCATTCGGCATCCCTCGACAACAGATCGCTCGCGCCCGAACAGCCCGCGAGCAACGGTGCTGCGGCAGCCAACGCAACCATGAGCGAGCTGGGAAGCTTTTGATGTCGCACGATAAACCAAATTCCCCGCGTGAAGGACCCACCCTAAGCGTTTGTCCCAACATCACTTTGCGGCACGAAGGTGACCAAAGTCAGCATCGCCCGAAAAGTGCAAATTATCATTAATTGCGAACGCCCCCTAATTCCGCTTCTGCCACCGGCCCCGTTCGTCGGCCTGCCAATAGGTGACATCAAATCCCCGCGCCTTGCAATCCGTCCAGGCGCTGCGGGCGAGCGCGAGCGCGTCCGGATCGTCACCGTTGAACAGCAACACCATGCGCTCGTAGCCCTGCCCGTCCTGCGGCAGCGTGGCGCTGTCGATCAGGAAGCGGACATTGGCGCCGTTCGGATTGTCCTCCGCGATCGCCAGCACGATCGGTTGGTCGGCGGCATCGTTCACGCGCCATGTCGCGTGCGGCAGGAAGGAATCGTCGCGATAGGTCCACAAATGCGCGTCCAGCGCATCGGCGCGCTCCTCCGACGTCGACTGCACCACCACGCGCCAGCCGCGCTCGAGCGATTTCTCGAGAAGCGGCGGCAACACGTTCTCCACCGTCATGTTTTGCAGATGGTAGAACAGCACCTCAGTCATCTTGGCTCATTTGCGCTCGTAGTGATCTGCCACCAGGCGATCCAACAGGCGGACGCCGTAGCCGCTTCCCCAGCTCTGGTTGATGTCGGTCTTCGGCGCACCCATGGCGGTGCCGGCGATGTCGAGATGTGCCCAGGGCGTGCCGTCGACGAAGCGCTGGAGGAATTGCGCCGCGGTGATCGAGCCGCCGTGACGGCCGCCAGTGTTCTTCATGTCGGCGAACTGGGAATCGATCAGCTTGTCGTATTCGGGGCCGAGCGGCATGCGCCAGACCTTCTCCCCGCTCTCGATGCCGGCCGCAAGCAGCCGTTCCGCGAGCTCGTCATTGTTGGAGAACATGCCGGCATGCTCGGTGCCGAGCGCGACCATGATGGCGCCGGTCAGCGTCGCCAAATCCACCATGAGTTTCGGCTTGGACTTCTTGGCGACGTACCAAAGCACGTCGGCGAGCACGAGACGGCCTTCTGCGTCGGTGTTGATGATTTCGATGGTCTGGCCCGACATCGAGGTGACGATGTCGCCCGGCCGCTGCGCATTGCCGTCGGGCATGTTCTCGACGAGGCCGATGGCGCCGACCACGTTGGCCTTGGCTTTGCGCGCAGCGAGCGCATGCATCAGGCCGACGACGCAGGCAGCTCCCCCCATGTCGCCCTTCATGTCCTCCATGCTGCCGGCCGGCTTGATCGAAATGCCGCCGGTGTCGAAGCAGACGCCCTTGCCGACGAAGGCAACCGGCGCCTCGCCCTTCTTGCCGCCGTCCCAGCGCATGATCACGGTGCGGCTCGGCCGCACCGAACCCTGGCCGACGCCGAGCAGCGCGCCCATACCGAGCTTCTGCATCGCCTTGACGTCGAGCACCTCGACCTTGACGCCGAGCTTGCGGAGCTGGCCTGCGCGGCGGGCGAACTCCTCGGGGAAAAGCACGTTCGGCGGCTCGTTGACGAGATCGCGCGCGATGATCACGCCGTCGACGACGTGACCGGCCGCGGCGAACGCCTTCTTCGCAGCAGCGGCATCGCCGACCGCAAGCGAGACATCGGCCCGCGAGCCGCCCTCCTCGCCGTCCTTCTTCCTGGTCTTGTAGCGGTCGAACTTATAGGCGCGCAGCCGCAGGCCCGAGGCGACCGCGACCGCCTGCTCGCTCGTCATGGCGCCATCGGGCAGCTCCGCCATGATGGTCATGGCGGCGGTCCCGGCCGGAAGCTTGCTCGCCGCCACGCCGCCGAATTTGAGAAAATCGTTCGCCTTCAGGCTGGCGGCCTTGCCCGCGCCGATCACGAGCAGACGGGTGGCCTTCATCCCCTCCGGCGCCAGGATGTCCAGCGCGGCCCCGCTCTTGCCCTTGAAGGCGGCCGCGGAAGCCGCCCGCTTCACCAGATCAGCGGCGCCACCGAGCGCCTTGGCCGTCGCCGGGCCGAGCTTCAGGCCGTCGTCACAGAACACGACCAGGATGCCACGGGGTGCGGCAGATAACGGGACAAAGCCGACCTTGATGGCATCGGACATGGGTAACTCCTCCAAAACATGGGGCTTTTCGCCATTGGGCAATCCCGGCCACGGGCCGGAGCTGAACGGCGATTCACTGCGCCTTCCGCACTATGGGCCAGCGCCCCGCCAGATGCCAAGCACCCCCGTGGCCGCCAGGCCACAATGAGGGAAATATTAACCATATATTGAGGGTGCCACGGGGCAGCCATTTTGTTGACGGATCAAAGGGATGCTAGAGAGAGTAAGCCGCCGGAACAGATGGCTGGCCGTCCCTTGGGGATCCCGTTTCGGGATTGGGGCGGGCAGCAAGGTCCGGGCCGGCATTGGGGTCTTGGTGGGGATTCGTGCGGTAGCGCATGGGGTCGATCGATAGGTATATCTTCCGCACGACGCTGGCGTCGTTTGCGCTGGTCCTGGTCAGCCTCACCGGCGTGATCTGGATTACGCAGGCGTTGCGCGGCATCGACCTGATGACGAGCCAGGGTCAGACCATCCTCACCTTCCTCGGCATCACCAGCCTCGTGATCCCGGCCCTCGTCCTGATCATCTCGCCGATCGCGCTGATGATCGCGATCTCGCACACGCTGAACAAGCTGGCGACCGATTCCGAGATCATCGTGATGAATGCGGCGGGCTTCTCGCCGTTCCGGCTGTTCTATCCGTTCTTCTACGCCACCTGCGTGGTGGCGCTGCTGGTCGCCTTCATCGCGGCCTATCTCGCCCCCGACGGCATGCGGCGGATCAAGCAGTGGGACGCCGAGATCACCGCCGACGTGCTCACCAACATCCTCCAGCCCGGCCGCTTCGCCCAGCTCGACAAGAACCTGACGATCCGGATCCGCGAGCGCCAGCCCGGCGGCATCCTCGCCGGCATCTTCATCGACGACCGCCGCGATCCGAACGAGCGCGTCTCGATCGTCGCCGAGCACGGCGAGGTCGTGAAGAACGAGACCGGATCATTCCTGGTGCTGGAGACGGGCAATCTCCAGCGCTTCGAGGCGGGCAAGCGCGATCCGGCGCTGGTGGCGTTCGGCCGCTACGGCTTCGACATGTCGAAATTCTCTGGCCAGGGTCGCGACGTCACCCTCGGCATCCGCGAGCGCTATCTGTGGGAGCTGTTCTCGCCGTCCGAGGACGACCCCGTCTACAAACAGATTCCCGGCCAGTTCCGCTCGGCCCTGCACGACAGCCTCCTGGCGCCGATCTATCCCTTCGCTTTTGCGGTGCTGACCTTCGCGTTCCTGGGGGCGCCGCGCACCACCCGCCAGAGCCGCAACTTCTCGATCGGCGGTTCGGTGATCGCCGTGTTCGGCCTGCGCATGGCCGGCTTCGCCTGCTCGGTGATGGCGGTGAAGTCGCCGGGCGCGGTGCTGTTCCAATACGCGATGGTCCTGGGCGCTATCGGCGTCGGGCTATGGATGATCATCGGCGGCATCGTGGTCGAGCCGCCGCCCCGCCTCATGGAGGCCATCAACAGATCGAACGCGCGGATCGCGCGGCTGTTCGGACGGCCGGCCATCGCATGAGCATGCTCACCAACACACTCGGGCGCTATTTCGCCGGCCGCTTCGTGGTCGCGGCGCTCGGCGTGTTCGCCAGCATCTTCCTGCTGCTGGTGCTGGTCGACTACATCGAGATGGTGCGCAAGACCTCGGGGCTGGCATCCGCCTCGGCCATCATGGTGGCCGAGACCTCGCTGTTCCGGGTACCGCAGCTTTTGGAGAAGCTGACGCCGTTCTGCATGCTGATCGGCGCCATGACCTGCTATCTCGCCCTCTCCCGCCGGCTCGAGCTGGTGGTCGCGCGCGCCGCCGGCATCTCCGCCTGGCAGTTCATCTCGCCGGCACTCGGCAGCGCGCTGCTGATCGGGGTGATCGCCACCGTCGCCTACAATCCGATGTCGGCCAATCTGCGCGAACTCTCCAAGCGCATGGAGGCGGAGCTGTTCGGCTCGGCACCCGGCGGCGGCATTCAGGATGCTTCCGGCTTCTGGCTCAATCAGGTGACCAGCGACGGCCAGACCATCATCAACGCGGCGCGCAGCGAGCAGCAGGGCATCCGCCTCACCGGTCTCACGCTGTTCCGGTTTGACACAGAGCAGCACTTCAAGGAACGCATCGAGGCGCGCGAGGCGACGCTGGAGGCCGGCCATTGGCTGTTCAAGGGCGTCCGCCGTTTCTCGCTGGACTCGCCGCCGCTCGACCAGGCCCGCCTCGAGATTCCGACGACGCTGACCGAGGCGCAGGTTCGCAACAGCTTTTCCACACCGGAGACTGTGTCCTTTTGGCAACTACCGAGCTACATCCGCTCCTCCGAAAGCTCGGGCTTCGCGACAGCAGGATACCGACTCCAGTATCAGAAGCTTCTGGCGCAGCCGTTTTTGCTGGCAGCCATGGTGATGTTGGCGGCTTCCGTGTCGTTGCGCTTCTTCCGGATGGGCGGCGTGCAGAAGATGGTTTTGAGTGGCGTAGGCGCAGGCTTTCTGCTCTACGTTCTGTCGAAAGTAACTGAGGACTTGAGCAAGGCTGAGTTGATGCATCCGATCGCTGCGGCGTGGTTGCCCGTTGTGGTGGGCGGCCTCACCGGCTTTTTGGCCTTGCTCTATCAGGAGGACGGATAGTGACTGCCGTCCACCGAGGGCTCGTGTCTCGTTCGACGCGGCGCACATCGGTGCGCGCGAACGGGTGCGGTTTGTCCGTCCGCAGGTTGCTGCTCGCCGTCGTCACCGCCGCCTCGCTCGGCGGGCTGATGGACGTTGCCGCCGTGGTGCCGGCCTCCGCCCAGAGCTTCACCTACAATCCGCTGCCGCCGCGTCCGAAGCCGGCCGCCGTGCCTCACGACAACCAGATGCTGGTGCAGGCGACCGAGGTCGACTACGACTACAACAACTCGCGCGTCTCCGCGGTCGGTAACGTCCAGCTGTTCTACAACGGCACCAGCGTCGAGGCCGACAGGGTCATCTACGACCAGAAGACCAAGCGGCTCCATGCCGAAGGCAACATCCGCATGACGGATGCCGACGGCAAGATCACCTATGCCGAGATCATGGATCTCTCCGACGATTACCGCGACGGTTTCGTCGATTCGCTGCGCGTGGACACGGCCGACCAGACCCGCATGGCCGCGAGCCGCGCCGACCGCTCCAGCGGCAATTACACGGTGTTCGAGAACGGCGTCTACACGGCCTGCGCGCCGTGTAAGGACGATCCGAAGAAGCCGCCGCTGTGGCAGGTCAAGGGTGCCCGCATCATCCACGACCAGCAGGAGAAGATGCTGTATTTCGAGACGGCACAAATCGAATTCTTCGGCGTGCCGCTCGCCTACATGCCCTATTTCTCGACGCCCGACCCGACCGTGAAGCGCAAGTCGGGCTTCCTGATGCCCGGCTATTTCCCGGGCACGACGAACACCGGCTTTGGCGCCGAAGTCCCCTACTATTGGGCGATCGCGCCCGACATGGATGCAACGTTCACCCCCCGCTTCATGTCGCGGCAAGGCGTGATGCTGCAGGGCGAATTCCGGCAGCGCCTCATCGACGGCGCCTACCAGATCCGCGCTTATGGCATCTACCAGCTCGATCCCGGCGCGTTTGCCGGGCAGCCCGGGGACCGCCAGTTCCGCGGCGCCGTCGACACCAAAGGTCAGTTCGCGCTGAACGACAAATGGGTCTGGGGTTGGGACGGCGTCCTGATGTCCGACTACTATTTCTTCTCGGACTACCGCCTCTATCAGTACCGCGATCCGCTCGGCTCATTCCTGCTGCTGCCGACGGAAGCGCTGTCGCAGCTCTATCTGACCGGCGTCGGCAATCGCAGCTTCTTCGACGCGCGCACGATGTACTGGCTGAGCTATTCGGGTAACCAGAGCCAGGTGCCGATCGTCTATCCGGTGGTCGACTACTCGAACGTGCTCAACTATCCCGTCTTCGGCGGCGAGTTCAGCTACAAGACCAATTTCTTGAACCTGTCGCGCGACCAGGCGGTGTT
This genomic stretch from Bradyrhizobium sp. CCGB12 harbors:
- a CDS encoding ABC-F family ATP-binding cassette domain-containing protein — its product is MLAITDLSVRLAGRLLIDQSSVQITPGSRVGLVGRNGTGKSTLFKVIRAELAAEHGSVTLPPRWRVGSLAQEAPNGPESLISVVLKADLERDALLAEAERATDPHRIAEIQTRLVDIDAHSAPSRAAAILSGLGFSATDQLRPCAEFSGGWRMRVALAATLFAAPDLLLLDEPTNYLDLEGTLWLEDHLAHYPRTVIVISHDRDLLESSVDQILHLERGKLTLYKGTYSSFEEQRAARELLDAKQVKRQEAERARLQAFVDRFKAKASKARQAQSRVKMLERLKPITALVTEDVREISFPAPEKILSPPIIAADNVSVGYDPASPVLSRVTLRIDDDDRIALLGANGNGKSTLVKLLAGRLAPFSGRVTRADKLSIAYFAQHQLDELNEDASAYDHVRKLMGDAPEAKVRARAGAIGFSGKAADTKAGRLSGGEKARLLLGLATFFGPNMIILDEPTNHLDIDSRAALAEAINEFPGAVIMVSHDRYLIEACADRLWIVADRTVTNYDGDLDEYRRLVLSARNADPAPRERSAASEKPQRVRSDNRGSLKKRIAEAEAEIARVSEIITKIDTALALPDIFTRDPKQAAQLSKARANAADALARAEEQWLEASTQFDEAAG
- a CDS encoding tripartite tricarboxylate transporter substrate-binding protein translates to MRFIAIISALLLPLGAAVAQDYPTRTITVLVPYAAGGPTDTIARLTAAGMAKSLGQQVIVENATGAGGTIGTTRAARAQPDGYTLLVHHVGISTAATLYRNLSYDTKTAFAPIGLVTNAPMTIIARPDFPANTLRELVAYAQQQGDKLTYANAGLGAASHLCGMLFMTAIQKQLTTVPYKGNGPIMNDLLGKQIDLTCDQATNTTGPITAKQVKAYAITTKERLKSLPDLPTADEAGLKGFELGVWHGIYAPKGTPPAVVQKLTAALQTALKDPTLIARFNDINTEPVPQDKATPEALGAMLASEIDRWAPIIKAAGQYAD
- a CDS encoding GNAT family N-acetyltransferase, which produces MTIRIAAMRESLERVGRFDPQRARDRFLATFDPALCRFIEADGVRVGFVLVRPGQDHWHLDHLYIVPEHQGQGVGAAVLRRICADADAQRIPIRLGALRGSEANRFYQRHGFEQTDEAEWDVYYVRQPGLTGQ
- a CDS encoding DNA polymerase III subunit chi, whose protein sequence is MTEVLFYHLQNMTVENVLPPLLEKSLERGWRVVVQSTSEERADALDAHLWTYRDDSFLPHATWRVNDAADQPIVLAIAEDNPNGANVRFLIDSATLPQDGQGYERMVLLFNGDDPDALALARSAWTDCKARGFDVTYWQADERGRWQKRN
- a CDS encoding leucyl aminopeptidase, whose protein sequence is MSDAIKVGFVPLSAAPRGILVVFCDDGLKLGPATAKALGGAADLVKRAASAAAFKGKSGAALDILAPEGMKATRLLVIGAGKAASLKANDFLKFGGVAASKLPAGTAAMTIMAELPDGAMTSEQAVAVASGLRLRAYKFDRYKTRKKDGEEGGSRADVSLAVGDAAAAKKAFAAAGHVVDGVIIARDLVNEPPNVLFPEEFARRAGQLRKLGVKVEVLDVKAMQKLGMGALLGVGQGSVRPSRTVIMRWDGGKKGEAPVAFVGKGVCFDTGGISIKPAGSMEDMKGDMGGAACVVGLMHALAARKAKANVVGAIGLVENMPDGNAQRPGDIVTSMSGQTIEIINTDAEGRLVLADVLWYVAKKSKPKLMVDLATLTGAIMVALGTEHAGMFSNNDELAERLLAAGIESGEKVWRMPLGPEYDKLIDSQFADMKNTGGRHGGSITAAQFLQRFVDGTPWAHLDIAGTAMGAPKTDINQSWGSGYGVRLLDRLVADHYERK
- the lptF gene encoding LPS export ABC transporter permease LptF, with product MGSIDRYIFRTTLASFALVLVSLTGVIWITQALRGIDLMTSQGQTILTFLGITSLVIPALVLIISPIALMIAISHTLNKLATDSEIIVMNAAGFSPFRLFYPFFYATCVVALLVAFIAAYLAPDGMRRIKQWDAEITADVLTNILQPGRFAQLDKNLTIRIRERQPGGILAGIFIDDRRDPNERVSIVAEHGEVVKNETGSFLVLETGNLQRFEAGKRDPALVAFGRYGFDMSKFSGQGRDVTLGIRERYLWELFSPSEDDPVYKQIPGQFRSALHDSLLAPIYPFAFAVLTFAFLGAPRTTRQSRNFSIGGSVIAVFGLRMAGFACSVMAVKSPGAVLFQYAMVLGAIGVGLWMIIGGIVVEPPPRLMEAINRSNARIARLFGRPAIA
- the lptG gene encoding LPS export ABC transporter permease LptG yields the protein MSMLTNTLGRYFAGRFVVAALGVFASIFLLLVLVDYIEMVRKTSGLASASAIMVAETSLFRVPQLLEKLTPFCMLIGAMTCYLALSRRLELVVARAAGISAWQFISPALGSALLIGVIATVAYNPMSANLRELSKRMEAELFGSAPGGGIQDASGFWLNQVTSDGQTIINAARSEQQGIRLTGLTLFRFDTEQHFKERIEAREATLEAGHWLFKGVRRFSLDSPPLDQARLEIPTTLTEAQVRNSFSTPETVSFWQLPSYIRSSESSGFATAGYRLQYQKLLAQPFLLAAMVMLAASVSLRFFRMGGVQKMVLSGVGAGFLLYVLSKVTEDLSKAELMHPIAAAWLPVVVGGLTGFLALLYQEDG
- a CDS encoding LPS-assembly protein LptD — translated: MTAVHRGLVSRSTRRTSVRANGCGLSVRRLLLAVVTAASLGGLMDVAAVVPASAQSFTYNPLPPRPKPAAVPHDNQMLVQATEVDYDYNNSRVSAVGNVQLFYNGTSVEADRVIYDQKTKRLHAEGNIRMTDADGKITYAEIMDLSDDYRDGFVDSLRVDTADQTRMAASRADRSSGNYTVFENGVYTACAPCKDDPKKPPLWQVKGARIIHDQQEKMLYFETAQIEFFGVPLAYMPYFSTPDPTVKRKSGFLMPGYFPGTTNTGFGAEVPYYWAIAPDMDATFTPRFMSRQGVMLQGEFRQRLIDGAYQIRAYGIYQLDPGAFAGQPGDRQFRGAVDTKGQFALNDKWVWGWDGVLMSDYYFFSDYRLYQYRDPLGSFLLLPTEALSQLYLTGVGNRSFFDARTMYWLSYSGNQSQVPIVYPVVDYSNVLNYPVFGGEFSYKTNFLNLSRDQAVFDPITTVANTSSLCTTASADPLARTPSQCLLRGFPGTYTRLTAEAQWRKSFTDPLGQIWTPFASLRADAINSSVSNQPGVSNYLPVGDTQAFRLMPTVGLEYRYPFINVQPWGSTTVEPIAQIIIRPNETYAGKLPNEDAQSMVFDASNLFSVDKFSGYDRVEGGGRANVGVQSTTQFDRGGAVKALFGQSYQLFGLNSFAVQDSINTGLDSGLDKPRSDYVASASYSPNRTYTFSVRSRMDEQTWNIQRFEAEGRANFDRWSVALLYGNYAPQPELGYLARREGILTSGSLKVAANWVVSGSARWDLEANKINQYVVGAGYVDDCFVLAANYVTSYSYSAGTTPPVLSHAFMFQIGLRTLATSSTSSGYAGLQ